The Candidatus Polarisedimenticolia bacterium genomic sequence TCGGCGGGGACCAGGTGCCGTGCTGGCGGCTCCGGCGCCGTCGCGCACGGCCGAGGAGAATCAAATGCCCGAGCTGCCCGACCTCACGATCTATCGAGAGGCGCTGGAGCGTCGCGTCGTTGGAGAGCCGCTGCAGCAAATCAGGCTGGCGAGCCCGTTCCTGTTGCGTTCCGTCGACCCGCCGCTGACCGAGGCGCGCGGGCGGCGTGTCCGTGAGGTGCGCCTGCTGGGGAAGCGAATCGTCTTCGGCCTCGAGGCGGATCTCTTTCTCGTCCTGCACCTGATGATCGCCGGAAGGCTGCGCTGGAGGGAAGCCGGAGCGCGCATCCCGCGCCGGCTCGGCTCGGCGGCGTTCGACTTTCCCGGGGGGACCCTTCTCATGACCGAGGCCGGCTCCAAGAAGCGCGCCTCGCTGCACCTGGTGCGTGGCGCGGCAGCATTGTCGGCTTTCGATCGGGGCGGTTTGGAAGTCCTTAACGGCTCCGCCGGCGAGCTCGCCGCGGCGCTGGATAGGGAGAACCACACGCTCAAACGGGCCCTCACCGACCCCCGGCTGTTCAGCGGCATCGGCAATGCCTACTCCGACGAGATCCTGCACCGCGCGCGCCTGTCGCCGATGCGCCTCACCTCGGCCCTGACCGCCCAGGAAGTCGATCGCCTGTTCGCCGCCACGGTGGACACTCTGCGTGAATGGATCGAACGCCTTCGCAGGGAAGCAGGGGACGATTTTCCCGAAGAAGTCACGGCATTCCGGAAGGGTATGGCGGTGCACGGCCGCTTCCGGCAGCCTTGCCCCGTCTGCGGCACCGCGATCCAGCGCATCGTCTACGCAAACAATGAATGCAACTACTGTCCGCGCTGCCAGACCGGAGGGCGCATGCTTGCCGACCGGGCTCTGTCCCGGCTCCTCAAGAAGGACTGGCCGCGCACCATCGAGGAGCTGGAGGATCTGGTGCCTTCGCGCCGCCAGTCCGGATCGGGGAAGCGGGAATGACGCTGTGGAGCGAAGGAGTCTCGCCGGGATGGCGGGCGCTGGCGGCGCTCGCCATCGTCCTCTATCTGGCGCTGATCCTCCCGACCCTTTCACGCCAGGGGATCGGATGGGACGAGCAGGTGGACCGGGACATCGCGCGGAGCTACGGCTCGGCCCAGTACGGATGGTTCTCCGGCTCGGGATTCGACGCCAGCCAGAGCCGGCTTCCGATGTATCTGGGAGGCATCGTCTTCGCCGCCACCGGCCGCGATTCGCT encodes the following:
- a CDS encoding DNA-formamidopyrimidine glycosylase family protein, which translates into the protein MPELPDLTIYREALERRVVGEPLQQIRLASPFLLRSVDPPLTEARGRRVREVRLLGKRIVFGLEADLFLVLHLMIAGRLRWREAGARIPRRLGSAAFDFPGGTLLMTEAGSKKRASLHLVRGAAALSAFDRGGLEVLNGSAGELAAALDRENHTLKRALTDPRLFSGIGNAYSDEILHRARLSPMRLTSALTAQEVDRLFAATVDTLREWIERLRREAGDDFPEEVTAFRKGMAVHGRFRQPCPVCGTAIQRIVYANNECNYCPRCQTGGRMLADRALSRLLKKDWPRTIEELEDLVPSRRQSGSGKRE